From Chlamydiifrater volucris, one genomic window encodes:
- a CDS encoding GreA/GreB family elongation factor, which produces MDYLEKLQYFIDSNQPNEFVTLWEEFCFNDFIRGDELVSILKSIKDSSVAPIFGRIAETVLPLWEKLPKSEEKDEVFRLAVDLQTTNSKTFFELAVKFLSDRYSDYDHFNDALRFVGLREKGDFQFAITRFELIQHLRVGNFVFHSGGWGVGEVMDSSFLQKKVCIEFEGVMSVKDVSFDSAIKNLSPISKDHFLTRRFGDPDAFEKFSKENPVEAIILMLKDLGPKTAKEIKDEFLDLIIPQEDWNRWWQGAKLKVKKDTRIAFPSNVRDPFFLTTKEVSHLDVFKNSVLKINSLDKLSRLTVIYNFLRDFPGEARREQGRKFIRGELDRLADDVDPSICVQSLLLITDFFDEDRRQEIKDFVSSYSDVPALINGMGIISLQKGMLTYLKTEIPNWLELFFNVFFSTNSQVVREYIFKELRNDSIGKEELKNKLFGLIDRPMMFPDVFVWFFIKLCGKEDGIFPQEDKQIRLSFLESALNFMYEASNSPKYKDLGKKMHTFLVAKRYLVVREILSSASNNYLKEFLLLSTKCPQFSSTDLGALQGISEAIDPELKKDKQEEEEIFWCTSESFSRVKEELGSLVGKEMVDNAREIEEARALGDLRENSEYKFALERRSRIQERIKMLSEQVNKARILTKEDIFTDSVGIGCVVSLRNESGKDIEYTLLGAWDADPERSILSMQSKFAQAMKGLKLNDKFSFKGETFSILRIGSFLEKV; this is translated from the coding sequence GTGGACTACTTAGAAAAACTTCAATACTTTATAGATTCCAACCAGCCTAACGAGTTTGTGACTCTTTGGGAAGAGTTTTGCTTCAACGATTTTATCAGAGGGGATGAGTTAGTCAGTATTTTGAAAAGCATCAAAGACTCCTCTGTTGCACCTATTTTTGGTAGAATAGCAGAAACAGTGCTTCCCCTCTGGGAGAAGCTTCCTAAGAGCGAAGAGAAAGACGAAGTTTTTAGGTTGGCTGTTGATTTACAAACGACTAACTCGAAAACATTTTTTGAGTTAGCTGTTAAGTTTCTGTCAGATAGGTATTCTGATTATGACCACTTTAATGATGCTTTACGATTTGTTGGTTTGCGAGAGAAAGGGGATTTTCAATTTGCTATTACTCGGTTCGAGTTAATTCAACACTTGAGGGTGGGCAATTTTGTCTTCCACTCTGGAGGATGGGGAGTTGGCGAGGTTATGGATAGTTCTTTCTTACAGAAGAAAGTTTGTATTGAGTTTGAGGGAGTTATGTCTGTTAAAGATGTTTCTTTTGACTCAGCCATAAAAAATCTTTCTCCAATATCTAAGGATCATTTTTTGACAAGAAGATTTGGTGACCCAGACGCTTTTGAAAAATTTTCTAAGGAGAATCCTGTTGAAGCAATTATATTAATGTTGAAGGATTTAGGGCCTAAAACAGCTAAAGAGATTAAAGATGAATTTTTAGATCTCATTATTCCTCAAGAGGATTGGAATCGATGGTGGCAAGGAGCTAAGCTAAAGGTAAAGAAAGACACTCGAATAGCATTCCCATCGAATGTTAGAGACCCTTTCTTTTTAACTACCAAAGAAGTTTCTCATTTAGATGTCTTCAAGAACAGTGTCTTGAAGATAAACTCCTTGGATAAACTATCCAGATTGACTGTTATTTATAATTTTCTTAGAGATTTTCCTGGGGAAGCTAGAAGAGAGCAAGGACGGAAGTTTATTCGAGGGGAGCTAGATAGGTTGGCAGATGATGTGGATCCTTCTATCTGTGTTCAATCTCTTCTGCTGATAACAGACTTTTTTGATGAGGATAGACGTCAAGAAATCAAAGATTTTGTCAGCTCGTATTCTGACGTGCCTGCTCTGATTAATGGTATGGGGATAATAAGTCTGCAGAAGGGTATGCTTACCTATTTGAAGACAGAGATTCCCAATTGGTTAGAGCTATTTTTTAATGTGTTCTTTTCAACTAATTCACAAGTTGTTAGGGAATATATCTTCAAGGAACTCAGGAATGATAGTATTGGCAAAGAGGAACTAAAAAACAAACTATTTGGGTTGATAGATAGACCCATGATGTTTCCCGATGTTTTTGTTTGGTTTTTTATAAAATTATGTGGAAAAGAGGATGGAATCTTTCCTCAGGAGGATAAGCAGATAAGATTATCGTTTCTTGAATCCGCTCTGAATTTTATGTACGAGGCTAGTAATTCCCCAAAGTACAAAGATTTAGGAAAGAAGATGCATACATTCTTGGTAGCTAAACGGTACCTAGTTGTTAGGGAGATTTTATCTTCAGCTTCTAACAATTACTTAAAAGAATTTTTGTTGTTATCAACAAAGTGTCCACAATTTTCTTCTACAGACCTTGGAGCTCTTCAAGGTATTTCTGAAGCTATTGATCCTGAGTTAAAGAAAGATAAGCAAGAGGAGGAAGAAATTTTCTGGTGCACTTCAGAAAGTTTCTCTCGAGTGAAGGAAGAGTTGGGATCTCTTGTCGGAAAAGAAATGGTTGATAATGCGCGAGAGATAGAGGAAGCTAGGGCTCTTGGGGATTTGAGAGAAAACTCTGAATACAAATTCGCTCTGGAGAGAAGATCTCGAATTCAAGAGCGGATAAAAATGCTCTCAGAGCAAGTGAACAAGGCCAGGATTTTAACAAAAGAGGATATATTCACGGATAGCGTCGGTATCGGTTGCGTTGTTTCCTTAAGGAATGAGTCCGGAAAGGATATAGAATATACCCTTCTTGGGGCTTGGGATGCAGATCCAGAAAGGAGCATACTGTCCATGCAATCTAAATTTGCTCAAGCCATGAAGGGATTAAAGCTAAACGACAAGTTCTCTTTTAAGGGGGAAACCTTTTCCATATTGAGGATAGGATCGTTTTTGGAAAAAGTCTAA
- a CDS encoding UvrD-helicase domain-containing protein: MTKTEQTVDFNVANLESSVRGKFFLDASAGTGKTFAIENIILRFVLSGDISCLDKVLVMTFTRAATEELKTRIKRTLLSAKKNLKKLLDHHGTSIEDRPYYLSPGISQEEVKQLYIRVRSALSTMERSSVYTIHGFCRKILDNYLPGFQIPAPPPGMTRSQSYQEAISYYLSQDLWKEVLFPQQFHFLAYQHNPNKPGSNSLTQKLKESLKTNQPDHPTKDYFSKKAGHYALIFEPLLEMPWEVVYKSLDAVRKELKKEIPITETDLSSFLHSLYNLKSFPENDYSLETSAPSIFLHYRLAMAFSNNVKKSAQQVDNVIFSTIKSSGLLSDILLFFHEENLFSILSNDVRKYLESIFGPCLSFDDLISTVESLVCGNSTRSNQIRNDIRNQYQLVLIDESQDTDKTQWNIFYSLFITKEYGGNLFIIGDPKQSIYEWRKADLSAYLDIRSAFPSKHLLQMNVNYRSTPDLMRSINSFFSLKKPFVSIHSKETDTQKVINYCPSLPGRNEKPLSLPRNPIHFFLADSLEDAISSISQEALRLHNEYAIPFGDMAVLVSQNDHAFTFIRNSLLPTSLCKSKSIFSKTPSHSLLLILLEILWDPCNADKISAILSSCLFGYSSSKIQQSLEKEIGYFVELSEYLKTRKLISTFYKLMNRCGPTLLSTTSEGCLIYQEMESLSVYLEKLTPYPDQYLIYLKDLEELKEQEEDLQIHFSTEDKETVKITTIHSSKGLEYEIVFLLGLFPSSKKSTTESIHETYVAVTRAKRQVYIPINTKTKTSLFHNYIKDFSHDSAENFAKSLAKEHPESFSFSEKLIHSETHKEDLTGLLCPPNIFSLPHVEASDVLSFSKVYESHHSYFSSPTKDSESSPGGRSFGILVHEILEKLDFSIFVSAKTEDKIREILNPIVCNFTKNTPFHSYDAFITQIISKAFTTPITFKKDTFQLCEINPQKIFREEDFLTKDDTDNIWKGVIDLFFEYQGSYYLIDWKTTTLDNYDQKSLLEYVQHNNFDKQANIYLSATKKFLRQFDIQSSPEIAFIFLKGLHQGEGIFTF, from the coding sequence ATGACAAAAACAGAACAAACAGTTGACTTCAACGTTGCAAATTTAGAGAGTTCTGTTAGAGGAAAATTCTTTCTGGATGCCTCGGCAGGAACAGGAAAAACTTTTGCGATAGAAAACATTATTTTAAGATTTGTCCTCTCGGGCGACATTTCCTGCTTGGATAAAGTTCTTGTTATGACTTTCACAAGAGCGGCCACAGAAGAGTTGAAAACCAGAATCAAAAGAACTTTACTATCAGCAAAAAAAAACTTAAAGAAACTGTTAGATCACCATGGGACTTCGATCGAAGATCGGCCTTACTATCTATCTCCAGGAATAAGTCAAGAAGAAGTAAAGCAGCTTTACATACGTGTACGATCAGCTCTTTCCACCATGGAGAGATCTTCCGTTTATACGATACACGGTTTTTGTAGAAAAATATTGGATAATTACTTACCCGGATTTCAAATACCCGCCCCTCCACCGGGAATGACTCGATCTCAAAGCTACCAAGAAGCTATTTCTTATTACTTATCCCAAGATTTATGGAAAGAAGTTCTTTTCCCTCAACAATTTCATTTTTTAGCTTACCAACACAACCCTAATAAACCGGGAAGTAATAGTTTAACGCAGAAATTGAAAGAATCTTTAAAAACAAATCAACCCGACCATCCAACAAAAGACTACTTCTCAAAAAAAGCTGGACATTACGCTTTAATCTTCGAACCTTTATTAGAAATGCCTTGGGAAGTTGTGTACAAGTCTCTAGACGCAGTAAGAAAAGAGCTAAAAAAAGAAATCCCCATAACGGAAACAGATCTCTCGTCTTTCTTGCATAGTTTATACAACTTAAAAAGTTTCCCCGAAAATGATTATTCCTTAGAAACTTCTGCTCCCTCTATATTCCTACACTATCGATTAGCTATGGCCTTTTCAAATAACGTCAAGAAGTCTGCCCAACAGGTAGATAATGTCATATTTTCCACCATAAAATCTTCGGGTTTACTCTCTGATATTTTACTTTTTTTTCATGAAGAGAACCTATTTTCTATTTTGTCTAATGATGTAAGAAAGTACTTAGAATCTATTTTTGGTCCTTGTCTCTCTTTTGATGATCTCATTTCCACAGTAGAAAGCCTGGTTTGTGGTAACTCCACGAGAAGCAATCAAATCCGAAATGACATCAGAAACCAGTACCAGTTAGTCTTGATCGATGAATCCCAAGACACAGACAAAACTCAATGGAATATTTTTTATTCTTTGTTCATTACCAAAGAGTATGGTGGCAATTTGTTCATCATTGGTGACCCAAAACAATCCATATATGAGTGGAGAAAAGCAGATTTATCCGCTTATTTAGACATTAGAAGCGCTTTTCCCTCTAAACACCTTTTACAAATGAACGTCAATTATAGGTCCACTCCAGATCTTATGCGTTCAATAAATAGTTTTTTTTCTCTAAAAAAACCTTTTGTATCTATTCATTCTAAAGAAACAGATACGCAAAAAGTTATTAACTACTGCCCCAGCCTGCCGGGAAGAAATGAAAAACCTCTTTCTCTTCCTAGAAATCCCATTCATTTTTTCCTTGCAGACAGTCTCGAAGATGCTATTTCCAGCATCAGCCAAGAAGCTTTGCGATTGCATAATGAATATGCTATTCCCTTCGGGGATATGGCTGTCCTTGTGTCACAAAATGACCATGCTTTCACTTTTATTCGAAACTCTTTACTTCCTACTTCTCTATGTAAATCCAAGTCTATATTTTCTAAAACACCTTCTCATTCTCTATTACTGATACTCCTAGAAATACTTTGGGATCCATGTAATGCCGACAAAATTTCTGCTATCCTTTCTAGCTGTTTATTCGGTTACTCTTCTTCAAAAATTCAACAAAGCTTAGAAAAAGAAATAGGATATTTTGTTGAATTGTCGGAATATTTAAAAACAAGAAAGTTGATTTCTACTTTTTACAAATTAATGAACCGTTGTGGGCCCACCCTATTATCAACAACTTCTGAAGGCTGCCTGATCTACCAAGAAATGGAATCTCTTAGCGTTTATCTAGAAAAACTAACGCCCTATCCTGATCAATATCTCATCTATTTAAAAGATTTAGAAGAACTAAAAGAGCAAGAAGAAGATTTACAAATTCATTTCTCTACGGAAGACAAAGAAACTGTAAAAATCACAACTATTCACAGCTCTAAAGGACTAGAGTATGAAATAGTCTTTCTTTTAGGATTATTCCCATCCTCAAAAAAATCAACGACAGAGTCAATTCATGAAACTTACGTTGCCGTAACCCGAGCTAAGAGACAAGTCTACATTCCAATCAATACAAAAACCAAAACGTCTCTCTTTCATAACTACATAAAAGACTTCTCACATGATTCCGCAGAAAATTTTGCAAAATCACTCGCAAAAGAACACCCAGAATCATTTTCTTTTTCCGAAAAACTCATTCATTCGGAGACACATAAGGAGGACTTAACCGGTTTATTATGTCCACCAAATATATTCTCTCTTCCCCATGTAGAAGCTTCTGATGTTTTATCCTTTTCCAAAGTCTATGAATCTCACCATTCATACTTCTCTTCTCCTACTAAAGACAGCGAATCTTCTCCTGGAGGTCGTTCTTTTGGAATTCTTGTTCATGAAATCCTAGAAAAATTAGATTTCTCCATTTTTGTTTCAGCAAAAACAGAAGATAAAATACGAGAAATTCTAAACCCCATTGTCTGCAACTTTACTAAAAATACTCCCTTCCACAGCTATGATGCTTTTATAACTCAAATCATTTCTAAAGCCTTTACAACCCCCATAACCTTCAAAAAAGACACCTTCCAACTTTGCGAAATCAATCCACAAAAAATTTTTAGAGAAGAAGATTTTTTAACTAAAGATGATACCGACAATATCTGGAAAGGAGTAATAGACCTATTCTTCGAATACCAAGGATCCTATTACCTCATAGATTGGAAGACTACCACACTGGACAACTATGATCAAAAAAGTCTTTTGGAATACGTGCAACACAATAATTTTGATAAACAAGCCAATATTTATCTTTCCGCCACCAAAAAATTTCTTAGACAATTCGATATTCAATCAAGCCCAGAAATAGCTTTCATCTTCCTAAAAGGACTGCACCAAGGTGAAGGAATTTTTACTTTTTAA
- a CDS encoding exodeoxyribonuclease V subunit gamma produces MSYKENNVFFSNSLHHLLAKLSVDLFSTRQEPFSRRRILVPTIEISNWVQSELLSASSNRTVLGSKILVSPESFIKFLYTEFCHKTSDFPDFSMLPVWLHEKIKENTENPLFKDFFQSLKNKIPFSFARSLATAFRKYYLNRQATEGTNSHYQLFFEKVCSHFVSPTNIMQEIRTQARLKDKNLSLFVFTLSGLPLHILSFLSEISEQIPVNFYVLLPTKEYFGDMISDNFIDKYLERNLKIAPSKALLSWENYVFNNRNSLLANLSSSCRSALNFFLDKNLPSTEHFFPPEENSSLGLLKSDIFQLRESTEEAFSQKPSSITIKKALSKTREVQNLFCHISTLIHSGVLPKDIRVLCKNIKEYAPLIRSIFSPHIPLSIRGIISPSGERLQNKIRVISTLLLSKGGLSSLYKLLTHPDIRISESKEDLLKQLSFLNKIFYQVPISERKKGIHLYRLADSIIDNYPFSEATGKTICPEILGEMSLILYRTQSAVEELYTKEENEIKTFLEIIFSLMEDIFLLDDDELFLLEKLKKHLSLYREIRCSLHFFLDFCVHFIEGSQQDTSLPVGKLLVGPIHTLASIPSAHTFVLGASSPTSSEEFSIAPDPTELDEDSNNSDDKNSLFLDIIISTAESLHISFSSSGENPETPLPPVEWIAEASYIRIETIPALPFSKENFQEKKDLHSSFARNFDLARAFYSPKNCVETFIPEKIGDFPSKEKTLSLSISDIIYTLQNPLNAFLDKKAKFSPSIFPTISSPLLYTTSYKDLLKIWTSHISGKTNIEKDEDLLPHKYLSEKLRLELLKHSQLLTSFLQDLQKSKHSSLSSVCFSPLLFQESSKVKFIPEIEWSWNDHKIKLRGSIHGVSSRGLSILSPSIGLKYKKSFPNSIFSDNHPYLYHRIEAKLHLALLSLAKIFSSDHQKKIYEIFCLPNEIFVEHHFLDDFQPEKYLQTVLDTYFSVLEAPYPLYQTLDQTHQIKWSCMSKGDWRRFCVPKNLARDLSPLFWATQNRELFSKELEEQTKNVFDLYNALL; encoded by the coding sequence AAATCCTAGTCTCACCCGAATCCTTCATCAAATTTCTGTATACAGAGTTTTGTCACAAAACCTCTGATTTTCCAGATTTTTCCATGCTCCCCGTGTGGTTGCACGAAAAAATCAAAGAAAACACAGAAAATCCCCTTTTTAAAGACTTTTTCCAATCACTAAAAAACAAAATACCCTTCAGTTTCGCTCGCTCACTAGCCACAGCCTTTAGGAAATACTACCTAAATCGTCAGGCTACGGAAGGAACAAACAGCCACTATCAGCTATTTTTCGAAAAAGTCTGCTCCCATTTTGTAAGCCCTACCAATATTATGCAAGAAATTCGGACACAAGCCCGTCTGAAGGACAAAAATTTATCTCTTTTTGTCTTTACTCTTTCTGGACTTCCTCTTCATATACTTTCTTTTTTATCAGAAATCTCAGAGCAAATCCCTGTGAACTTTTATGTTTTATTACCGACCAAAGAGTACTTTGGGGATATGATTTCTGATAACTTCATTGACAAATATCTAGAACGCAACTTAAAGATTGCTCCTTCAAAGGCCTTACTGTCCTGGGAAAATTACGTTTTTAACAATAGAAACTCCTTATTAGCCAACTTATCTAGTTCCTGTAGATCAGCTCTCAATTTCTTTTTAGATAAAAATCTTCCATCAACTGAACATTTTTTTCCTCCGGAAGAAAATTCCTCTCTGGGACTTTTAAAGAGTGATATTTTCCAATTACGCGAAAGTACTGAGGAAGCTTTTTCTCAAAAACCTTCTAGTATCACCATAAAGAAGGCTCTTTCTAAAACAAGAGAAGTTCAAAATCTTTTTTGCCACATCTCAACCTTAATTCATTCAGGAGTCTTGCCTAAAGACATTCGTGTCTTATGTAAAAATATTAAAGAATATGCACCTCTTATTCGTTCTATCTTCTCTCCACATATTCCCTTATCTATCCGAGGAATAATTTCACCCTCAGGGGAACGTCTCCAAAATAAAATTCGTGTAATTTCCACCCTTCTGTTATCCAAAGGTGGTCTTTCAAGCTTGTACAAACTACTTACTCACCCTGACATACGAATATCTGAATCTAAAGAAGATTTACTGAAACAATTGTCTTTTTTGAATAAAATCTTTTATCAGGTCCCCATTTCGGAGAGAAAAAAGGGGATTCACCTATATCGACTAGCGGATTCTATTATTGATAATTACCCATTTTCAGAGGCAACAGGAAAAACCATTTGTCCAGAAATTTTGGGAGAAATGTCTCTTATTCTTTATCGCACGCAAAGCGCGGTAGAGGAGCTTTATACAAAAGAAGAAAATGAGATAAAAACCTTTCTTGAAATTATCTTTTCTCTAATGGAGGATATTTTTCTTCTTGACGACGATGAACTCTTCCTTTTGGAAAAACTTAAAAAACACTTATCCCTATACCGGGAAATCCGTTGTTCTCTTCACTTTTTTTTAGATTTCTGTGTCCATTTCATAGAAGGCTCTCAACAAGACACATCCCTTCCTGTAGGAAAGCTACTTGTAGGACCAATTCATACTTTAGCTTCAATTCCATCAGCACACACTTTCGTTCTAGGGGCTTCTTCCCCAACCTCTTCTGAAGAGTTTTCTATCGCTCCAGATCCAACAGAGTTAGATGAGGATAGCAACAATAGTGACGATAAAAATAGTTTGTTTTTGGATATTATTATCTCTACTGCGGAAAGTTTACACATCAGCTTTTCTTCATCTGGAGAAAATCCTGAAACTCCTCTCCCACCAGTCGAGTGGATAGCTGAAGCCTCTTATATTCGAATAGAAACCATTCCGGCCTTACCTTTCTCCAAAGAAAATTTCCAGGAGAAGAAAGATTTGCACTCTTCTTTCGCGCGAAACTTTGATTTAGCAAGAGCTTTTTACTCTCCAAAAAATTGCGTAGAAACCTTTATCCCAGAGAAAATAGGAGATTTCCCCAGCAAAGAAAAAACCTTGTCTCTTTCCATTTCAGACATTATCTACACATTACAAAATCCTCTAAATGCCTTTTTAGACAAAAAAGCAAAATTTTCTCCCTCTATCTTTCCGACCATTTCTTCCCCACTTTTGTATACAACGTCGTACAAAGACCTCCTGAAAATATGGACTAGTCATATCTCAGGAAAAACTAACATAGAAAAAGACGAAGACCTGCTTCCTCATAAATATCTCTCGGAAAAATTAAGATTAGAACTTCTGAAACATTCTCAACTTTTAACTTCTTTCTTACAAGATCTACAAAAATCAAAACATTCTTCATTATCTTCTGTTTGCTTCTCTCCTTTGCTATTTCAAGAAAGTTCCAAGGTAAAATTTATCCCAGAGATTGAGTGGTCTTGGAATGACCATAAAATTAAACTTAGAGGATCTATTCACGGCGTCAGTTCCAGAGGATTGAGCATCCTATCTCCGTCAATAGGCCTGAAGTACAAAAAAAGTTTTCCCAACTCCATTTTTTCCGACAACCATCCCTACCTCTACCATAGGATAGAAGCTAAGCTCCACCTAGCATTACTTTCTCTGGCAAAAATATTTTCTTCTGATCACCAAAAAAAAATTTATGAAATTTTTTGTCTTCCCAACGAGATCTTTGTGGAACATCACTTCTTAGACGATTTTCAACCAGAAAAATACCTACAAACCGTTCTGGATACTTACTTCTCCGTATTAGAGGCTCCTTATCCTTTATATCAAACATTAGATCAGACTCATCAAATAAAATGGTCTTGTATGTCCAAAGGAGACTGGAGAAGATTTTGTGTTCCTAAAAATCTTGCCAGAGATCTCTCCCCTTTGTTTTGGGCCACGCAAAACAGGGAGCTTTTTTCAAAAGAGCTCGAAGAACAGACAAAGAATGTTTTCGATTTATATAATGCATTGCTGTAA
- a CDS encoding rod shape-determining protein MreC, translating to MRSGKFPKKAKVYFLVFLGVFGALSLPKTFQEKVRIAFVDAYVFFFKELTGKELEKTNSSFLETENLLLKGELESTKALLRAVCEAKRLSPIMEEFLRPYYKKSIEARIIFRDPTYWGSSLWIDVGKDSVIQKHSPVVCGKLLLGIVDYVGEKQSRVRVISDVGMKPSVASAKCSMKSGSIQILADRLVSSLETLPKACLEEKEKTNFTRLISEFSRSIYCEGEGPVFRGILCGSGNPLWSREVDVLHGEGFYSASEKGGEETLVPGDILVTTGLDGIFPPGLLVAEVTKVFPLKEGSCTFSLEAKSLISGLERLDWVSILSPMSFNPNDRPDIFGTPWD from the coding sequence ATGCGCAGCGGTAAGTTTCCTAAAAAAGCAAAAGTTTATTTCTTAGTTTTTTTGGGCGTCTTTGGTGCTTTGAGTCTTCCAAAGACTTTTCAAGAAAAAGTTAGAATAGCTTTTGTGGATGCCTATGTGTTTTTTTTCAAGGAATTGACTGGTAAAGAGCTGGAGAAAACAAACTCAAGTTTTTTAGAAACAGAAAATCTTTTGTTGAAGGGGGAGTTAGAATCGACTAAAGCCTTGCTCAGGGCTGTTTGTGAAGCAAAAAGATTGTCTCCTATTATGGAAGAATTTTTGCGCCCATACTACAAAAAATCCATAGAAGCTAGAATTATTTTTAGAGATCCAACGTACTGGGGAAGTTCTCTTTGGATTGATGTTGGTAAGGATAGTGTTATTCAAAAGCATAGTCCTGTTGTTTGCGGAAAACTTCTCTTAGGAATCGTGGATTATGTAGGAGAGAAGCAATCTCGAGTTCGAGTCATTTCCGACGTAGGAATGAAACCTTCTGTGGCTTCTGCAAAGTGCTCTATGAAATCTGGTAGTATCCAAATTCTGGCGGATAGGCTGGTTTCTTCTCTGGAAACTCTTCCAAAAGCTTGTTTAGAAGAAAAAGAGAAGACTAATTTTACTCGTTTGATATCAGAATTTTCTCGTTCTATTTACTGCGAAGGAGAGGGTCCAGTCTTCAGGGGGATTCTCTGTGGTTCTGGAAACCCTTTATGGAGTAGAGAGGTAGACGTTTTGCACGGAGAAGGGTTTTATAGTGCTTCCGAGAAGGGTGGAGAAGAGACTTTGGTTCCTGGAGATATTTTAGTAACAACAGGCTTGGATGGTATTTTTCCTCCAGGTCTTTTAGTTGCTGAAGTTACAAAAGTTTTTCCTCTGAAAGAGGGGTCTTGCACATTTTCTTTGGAAGCAAAATCTTTGATAAGTGGTTTGGAGCGGTTGGATTGGGTGAGTATTTTATCTCCAATGTCGTTTAATCCTAATGACAGGCCCGATATTTTTGGAACACCTTGGGATTAA
- a CDS encoding aromatic amino acid transaminase, translated as MSFFSNLPSFPPDSIFGLSSAFKDDLREEKVDLLIGVYVHPTKRFGGCSAIKKAMTLITEEETNKLYLPIEGFSGYVDEMRKMVFGSVENVSTIFSCQSLGGTGALHLAAVLFSAASEVNKQVYISEQSWGNHERIFSSQGLEVIRYPYYDSNQHRLKTLEFFQFLKSIPEKSVILFQGCCHNPTGTDFSSDDWREIAQIVKEKALFPVIDMAYQGFGEGLDQDRFPAELFVKLEIPVAVAASSSKNFCLYGERTGMFAMFCQTEDGVKKVSSLIKEKIRGEYSNPPRHGALIVNTIMKNPYLRQEWRDELEEMRSSMDKKRSFFVENLSLECGDSFDYILKQKGFFGYPAFSEKQVKFLREKHAIYTAPGGRFNLNGISEKNVARVVKGFSEAYAQR; from the coding sequence ATGAGTTTTTTTAGCAATTTGCCATCTTTTCCACCAGATTCTATTTTTGGTTTGTCTTCAGCTTTTAAAGATGATCTTCGGGAAGAAAAGGTAGATCTTCTTATAGGAGTTTATGTACATCCTACAAAGCGCTTTGGGGGGTGTTCTGCTATAAAAAAAGCTATGACTCTGATAACAGAAGAAGAAACAAATAAGTTATATTTGCCCATAGAGGGTTTTTCTGGTTATGTTGATGAAATGAGAAAAATGGTTTTTGGCTCTGTGGAGAACGTAAGTACTATTTTCTCTTGCCAGTCTTTGGGAGGAACTGGAGCTTTACATTTGGCTGCAGTTTTGTTCTCGGCGGCTTCAGAAGTCAACAAGCAAGTATATATATCGGAGCAGAGCTGGGGAAATCATGAACGAATTTTTTCTAGTCAAGGCTTGGAGGTTATTAGATACCCATACTACGATTCTAATCAACATAGGCTGAAAACTCTAGAGTTTTTCCAATTTTTAAAAAGTATACCGGAAAAGTCTGTAATCTTGTTTCAGGGTTGTTGTCACAATCCAACGGGAACTGATTTTTCTAGTGACGATTGGAGAGAAATAGCTCAAATTGTCAAAGAAAAAGCTTTGTTCCCTGTCATAGATATGGCTTACCAAGGATTTGGAGAGGGGCTAGATCAGGATCGGTTCCCTGCGGAACTTTTTGTTAAGCTAGAGATTCCTGTTGCTGTAGCTGCAAGTTCTAGTAAGAATTTTTGCTTGTATGGAGAGCGTACTGGAATGTTCGCTATGTTTTGTCAGACGGAAGACGGAGTCAAGAAGGTTTCTTCCTTAATCAAAGAGAAAATTCGAGGAGAATATTCTAACCCACCAAGACATGGAGCTTTGATTGTTAATACTATTATGAAGAATCCGTACTTGCGACAAGAATGGCGTGACGAATTAGAAGAAATGAGGTCCTCTATGGACAAAAAAAGAAGCTTCTTTGTGGAAAATTTATCTTTGGAGTGCGGGGACTCTTTCGACTATATTCTCAAACAAAAAGGTTTTTTTGGGTATCCAGCTTTCTCTGAGAAACAAGTAAAGTTTTTAAGAGAAAAGCATGCTATTTACACAGCTCCTGGGGGTAGATTTAACCTTAACGGAATCTCTGAGAAGAATGTAGCCAGGGTTGTTAAAGGGTTTTCAGAGGCTTATGCGCAGCGGTAA